AGCTGTAACTTGCAGCTGGCCTTTATGGCAAGAGTTGACTCTAAAACTCTACAGAAGTCGTTGCGGGGTACCCGTGGGCGGCGTGGCATTTATCTCGCCTTTTCACGAGGCACGGACGGGCAATTTCCGAGGGCCGCTGTGCTAACTTGCCATCGCGCGTGCACTTTGGGTGTTTTGAGTCGATATCCGATGATGCACTCACCGCTTGCGTCAGCTCCCTTGAACGCTCACCCGGTCAGGCTCCGGCCTGCACCAACCGACGCCCCGGGCCCTGATGGGACCCCTCGGGCGACCAAGGTCGAGGACGTAGCCGCCGACTTTTTGGTCAACGGCCGATCCGCCTCTACGGTTATTCCCCCCTCCCAGCCACGCCGAGGGAATTAGTGGAGAGCTTTAGAACCAACGCTGGACTTCTTCTCCGCCGGTGTGGCTGTGTTGTCCAGGCACGCTGTCCAAGACCGAAAAGGAGCCCTGTGCCGAATACCTCTCACCACAGCGCGAACGCCCCTGCCTCCGCCGACATTGCCCGGCGCGGCCCGCTGGCCACCCCTGCGGAAGTCGCCGCCTACCTCGGGGTGCCGGTGAAAACGCTCTACCAGTGGAAGTACCGGGGCATCGGCCCCAAGGTGCACAAGGTCGGCCGCCATCTCCGCTACCGCTGGTCCGAGGTGGACGCCTGGGTGAACGCCCAGTCCGCGTACGGCCTCACGGCCTGAAGCCGCCCTGTCGGGACAGCGAAGCGGCTCTCGGCGAGCCACCGCCGAGAGCCGCAGAGTCCCCGCCCCATCGCCCTTGAACGATCGAATCGGTGGGCCGGGCCTTGCCCGTCCGGCCCACCGGGAAGGAACGCCTATGGACGAAACTACGTCCCCCGCCTTCTCCGCCGCATCCTCGATACCCACCTGGCCGCCCGTCGCCGCCCCGGGCCAGGACCCCACCGCGAAAGCGTCCACCCCCGAGGACGACGAGCCAGGGCAGAGAGGAGAAGGGGCACAGCTGCTGGACGAGCTGCGGGAAGCCATCGCGCGATACGTGATCCTTCCCAGCAGCGAGGCGCTGACCGCTGTAACGCTGTGGGTGGCGGCCACTCACATCCAGCCCTCCCTCCAGCACGCACCGCGCCTCGCGGTGGTCGGACCGGCGAAACGGTGCGGCAAGTCGCGCCTGCTGGACGTGCTCACAGAGACGGTGCGCGAGCCGCTGATCACGGTCAACACCAGCCCGGCGGTGGTCTTCCGCGCCATCGGAGACGATCCGCCCACCCTGTTGGTGGACGAGGCCGACACCATCTTCGGCAGCATCAAAGCCGCCGAAAAGAACGAGGAGCTGCGCGGCCTGCTCAACGCTGGCCACCAACGCAACCGGCCCGCCCTGCGCATCTCCGGCCCCGAACACAAGCCGCAGGCGTTTCCCACCTTCGCCATGGCCGCGCTCGCCGGCATCGGAGACCTGCCGGACACGATCATGGACCGGGCTGTGGTGATCCGCATGCAGCGCCGCAAGGAAGGGGAGCGAGTGAAGCAGTTCCGGTCTCGCCGCGACATCCCCGCCCTGCACGCCCTGCGTGACCGGCTGACTACCTGGCTGCGCCCGCTGATGGACACCGCAGCCGACCTGGTGCCGCCGATGCCGGTGCAGGACCGGGCGGCCGACACCTGGGAACCGCTGGTGGTCGTCGCCGAACTGGCAGGTGACTCATGGCCGGAGCGAGCGCGTGAAGCGTGCGTGGCCATGTGCGCCGCCGAGGTCGGCCAGGACGACGAGTCCAACGTGAAGACGCGCCTGCTGAAGGACATCCGCCGTGTCTTCGCGTGCTACGGCGATCCCGATACCGTGCGCACGCGGGACCTGCTGGAGGAGCTACTCAAGGACCAGGAGGCTCCCTGGGCGGAGTACCGCAGCACGGGCCTGACCCCGCGCTACCTGGGGATCCTGCTGAAGGACTTCGGCATCCAGGCAGCCGTCCTCCGCTTCGAGGGCGGACGGCAGGCCCGGGGATTCACACGCACGCAGTTCACCGATGCCTGGGCCCGCTACTGCCCCGAGGAGCAGCCACCCGGCGGTGAAGAGACCACACGTCACGGGTCGGCCGTACACCCGTAAACACCCGTCGCACACGTCGCACCGCAGGTCACCCCCGTGACGGGTCCGGTAACTGTGACGGGTCCTCCCGTATCACGCCGAGCTCCCGTACCTGCCCTGACCAGGCATGCGACGGGTGCGACGAGTCCGTGCCCTCCCCACCGGCAGCCCGGCTTATGCCGATGGCACCCGTCTCTCGCTGGAGTACACGCTTGCCCTCACGCACCACCCAAGCACCCGTGCCGGCACTGACCATAGCGATCCGTCTCGGGGTCGCCCTGGTCGGCACAATCGGCTTCGCCCTCTCCTACGACGCCCTGCGGCAGATGGCCGTCGCCATCCACATCCGCGGAGTCCTCACCTACGCGTTCCCCCTCGTGATCGACGGGTTCATCGCCATCGGCGTCGCCGCCCTGCTCATCCTCCGCACCGCGCCCTGGCGGTCTCGCCTGTACGTCTGGGCGCTGGTCGGCCTCGCCACCGTCACCAGCATCTGGGCGAACGCCCTGCACGCCGTCCGTCTCAATCAGCAGGCACACACTGCCGGCCTCTACCTGGACGACTTCACCGTCGGCGCCCTGTCCGCCATCGCCCCGCTCGCCCTGGCCGGCGCCGTCCACCTCGACCTCGTCATCCGCCGCCACCCCACGCACCATGGCCAAGAGGCCGCCTCCACGACAAGCCACAACACCCTCGGCCACAGCCACAACGGCACACACAGCACCGAGTCGCCTGCCCGCTCGGAGGGCGTCGCAGTCCTGCCGAAGAAGGCGCAGAGCTTGCCCGATGTGGCCGAGTGCCCAGACGTGGCGGAGGCAGCCGTCAAGGTGCCGCACGCCCCGAAGCCGCTCACCAAAGAAGTGGGCCACGAACGCGACGCCACCTTCGGCGCACTGCTCGCCATCGCCCGCACCGCACCGCTGGGGCGCGGGAACCGTGCCTCACGCCGCAACATCGAGGCGGCCGTCCGGGCCGCTGAGTACCGCATCGGTAAGGACCGTCTCACGCAGCTCAAGGACCGGGTGCAGGCCGAACTCGACCAGGCGGC
This genomic interval from Streptomyces sp. NBC_00557 contains the following:
- a CDS encoding helix-turn-helix transcriptional regulator, coding for MPNTSHHSANAPASADIARRGPLATPAEVAAYLGVPVKTLYQWKYRGIGPKVHKVGRHLRYRWSEVDAWVNAQSAYGLTA
- a CDS encoding DUF3631 domain-containing protein, producing MDETTSPAFSAASSIPTWPPVAAPGQDPTAKASTPEDDEPGQRGEGAQLLDELREAIARYVILPSSEALTAVTLWVAATHIQPSLQHAPRLAVVGPAKRCGKSRLLDVLTETVREPLITVNTSPAVVFRAIGDDPPTLLVDEADTIFGSIKAAEKNEELRGLLNAGHQRNRPALRISGPEHKPQAFPTFAMAALAGIGDLPDTIMDRAVVIRMQRRKEGERVKQFRSRRDIPALHALRDRLTTWLRPLMDTAADLVPPMPVQDRAADTWEPLVVVAELAGDSWPERAREACVAMCAAEVGQDDESNVKTRLLKDIRRVFACYGDPDTVRTRDLLEELLKDQEAPWAEYRSTGLTPRYLGILLKDFGIQAAVLRFEGGRQARGFTRTQFTDAWARYCPEEQPPGGEETTRHGSAVHP
- a CDS encoding DUF2637 domain-containing protein — translated: MPALTIAIRLGVALVGTIGFALSYDALRQMAVAIHIRGVLTYAFPLVIDGFIAIGVAALLILRTAPWRSRLYVWALVGLATVTSIWANALHAVRLNQQAHTAGLYLDDFTVGALSAIAPLALAGAVHLDLVIRRHPTHHGQEAASTTSHNTLGHSHNGTHSTESPARSEGVAVLPKKAQSLPDVAECPDVAEAAVKVPHAPKPLTKEVGHERDATFGALLAIARTAPLGRGNRASRRNIEAAVRAAEYRIGKDRLTQLKDRVQAELDQAARQQQAEPDTVPVGAR